The window gagacatcatgtcaataggtaccagtcatggtgagtagagagagacatcatgtcaataggtatcagtcatggtgagtatagacatcatgtcaataggtatcagtcatggtgagtatagacatcatgtcaataggtaccagtcatggtgagtagagacatcatgccaataggtaccagtcatggtgagtagagacatcatgtcaataggtaccagtcatggtgagtagagacatcatgtcaataggtaccagtcatggtgagtagagacatcatgccaataggtaccagtcatggtgagtagagagagacctcatgtcaataggtaccagtcatggtgagtagagacctcatgtcaataggtaccagccatggtgagtagagacatcatgtcaataggtaccagtcatggtgagtagagacatcatgtcaataggtaccagtcatggtgagtagagagagacctcatgtcaataggtaccagtcatggtgagtagagacatcgtgtcaataggtaccagtcatggtgagtagagacctcgtgtcaataggtaccagtcatggtgagtagagacctcatgtcaataggtaccagtcatggtgagtagagagagacatcatgccaataggtaccagtcatggtgagtagagagagacatcatgtcaataggtaccagtcatggtgagtagagacatcatgccaataggtaccagtcatggtgagtagagagagacctcatgtcaataggtaccagtcatggtgagtagagacctcatgtcaataggtaccagccacggtgagtagagacatcatgtcaataggtaccagtcatggtgagtagagagagacctcatgtcaataggtaccagtcatggtgagtagagagagacctcatgtcaataggtaccagtcatggtgagtagagacctcatgtcaataggtaccagtcatggtgagtagagacatgtcaataggtaccagtcatggtgagtagagagagacatcatgtcaataggtatCAGTCATGGTGAGTATAGACCTCAtgccaataggtaccagtcatggtgagtagagacatcatgtcaataggtaccagtcatggtgagtagagacatcatgccaataggtaccagtcatggtgagtagagagagacatcatgccaataggtaccagtcatggtgagtagagacatcatgcCAATAGGTACCATTCaaggtgagtagagagagacatcatgtcaataggtaccagtcatggtgagtagagacatcatgccaataggtaccagtcatggtgagtagagacctcatgtcaataggtaccagtcatggtgagtagagagagacctcatgtcaataggtaccagtcatggtgagtagagacatcgtgtcaataggtaccagtcatggtgagtagagacatcatgccaataggtaccagtcatggtgagtagagacatcataccaataggtaccagtcatggtgagtagagacatcgtgtcaataggtaccagtcatggtgagtagagacctcatgtcaataggtaccagtcatggtgagtagagacatcatgtcaataggtaccagtcatggtgagtagagacatcatgtcaataggtaccagtcatggtgagtagagacatcgtgtcaataggtaccagtcatggtgagtagagacatcatgccaataggtaccagtcatggtgagtatagacatcatgccaataggtaccagtcatggtgagtagagacatcatgtcaataggtaccagtcatggtgagtagagacatcatgtcaataggtaccagtcatggtgagtataGACCTCAtgccaataggtaccagtcatggtgagtagagacatcatgtcaataggtaccagtcatggtgagtagagacatcatgccaataggtaccagtcatggtgagtagagagagacatcatgccaataggtaccagtcatggtgagtagagacatcatgccaataggtaccagtcatggtgagtagagacatcatgccaataggtaccagtcatggtgagtagagacctcatgtcaataggtaccagtcatggtgagtagagagagacctcatgtcaataggtaccagtcatggtgagtagagacatcgtgtcaataggtaccagtcatggtgagtagagacatcatgccaataggtaccagtcatggtgagtagagacatcataccaataggtaccagtcatggtgagtagagacatcgtgtcaataggtaccagtcatggtgagtagagacctcatgtcaataggtaccagtcatggtgagtagagacatcatgtcaataggtaccagtcatggtgagtagagacatcatgtcaataggtaccagtcatggtgagtagagacatcgtgtcaataggtaccagtcatggtgagtagagagagacctcatgtcaataggtaccagtcatggtgagtagagacatcatgccaataggtaccagtcatggtgagtatagacatcatgccaataggtaccagtcatggtgagtagagacatcatgtcaataggtaccagtcatggtgagtagagacatcatgtcaataggtaccagtcatggtgagtagagagtagagacatcatgtcaataggtaccagtcatggtgagtagagacatcatgtcaataggtaccagtcatggtgagtagagacatgtcaataggtaccagtcatggtgagtagagacatgtcaataggtaccagtcatggtgagtagagacatgtcaataggtaccagtcatggtgagagagacatcatgtcaataggtaccagtcatggtgagtagagagagacatcatgccaataggtaccagtcatggtgagtagagacctcatgtcaattaggtaccagtcatggtgagtagagacctatcatgtcaataggtaccagtcatggtgagtagagacctatcatgtcaataggtaccagtcatggtgagtagagagagacatcatgccaataggtaccagtcatggtgagtagagagagacatcatgtcaataggtaccagtcatggtgagtagagacatcatgccaataggtaccagtcatggtgagtagagagagacctcatgtcaataggtaccagtcatggtgagtagagacctcatgtcaataggtaccagccatggtgagtagagacatcatgtcaataggtaccagtcatggtgagtagagagagacctcatgtcaataggtaccagtcatggtgagtagagacatcatgtcaataggtaccagtcatggtgagtagagagagacatcatgtcaataggtaccagtcatggtgagtagagacatcatgccaataggtaccagtcatggtgagtagagacatcatgtcaataggtaccagtcatggtgagtagagacatcatgtcaataggtaccagtcatggtgagtagagacatcatgtcaataggtaccagccatggtgagagagagacatcatgtcaataggtaccagtcatggtgagtagagagagacatcatgtcaataggtatcagtcatggtgagtatagacatcatgtcaataggtatcagtcatggtgagtatagacatcatgtcaataggtaccagtcatggtgagtagagacatcatgccaataggtaccagtcatggtgagtagagacatcatgtcaataggtaccagtcatggtgagtagagacatcatgtcaataggtaccagtcatggtgagtagagacatcatgccaataggtaccagtcatggtgagtagagagagacctcatgtcaataggtaccagtcatggtgagtagagacctcatgtcaataggtaccagccatggtgagtagagacatcatgtcaataggtaccagtcatggtgagtagagacatcatgtcaataggtaccagtcatggtgagtagagagagacctcatgtcaataggtaccagtcatggtgagtagagacatcgtgtcaataggtaccagtcatggtgagtagagacctcgtgtcaataggtaccagtcatggtgagtagagacctcatgtcaataggtaccagtcatggtgagtagagagagacatcatgccaataggtaccagtcatggtgagtagagagagacatcatgtcaataggtaccagtcatggtgagtagagacatcatgccaataggtaccagtcatggtgagtagagagagacctcatgtcaataggtaccagtcatggtgagtagagacctcatgtcaataggtaccagccatggtgagtagagacatcatgtcaataggtaccagtcatggtgagtagagagagacctcatgtcaataggtaccagtcatggtgagtagagagagacctcatgtcaataggtaccagtcatggtgagtagagacctcatgtcaataggtaccagtcatggtgagtagagacatgtcaataggtaccagtcatggtgagtagagagagacatcatgtcaataggtatCAGTCATGGTGAGTATAGACCTCAtgccaataggtaccagtcatggtgagtagagacatcatgtcaataggtaccagtcatggtgagtagagacatcatgccaataggtaccagtcatggtgagtagagagagacatcatgccaataggtaccagtcatggtgagtagagacatcatgcCAATAGGTACCATTCaaggtgagtagagagagacatcatgtcaataggtaccagtcatggtgagtagagacatcatgccaataggtaccagtcatggtgagtagagacctcatgccaataggtaccagtcatggtgagtagagagagacctcatgtcaataggtaccagtcatggtgagtagagacatcgtgtcaataggtaccagtcatggtgagtagagacatcatgccaataggtaccagtcatggtgagtagagacatcataccaataggtaccagtcatggtgagtagagacatcgtgtcaataggtaccagtcatggtgagtagagacctcatgtcaataggtaccagtcatggtgagtagagacatcatgtcaataggtaccagtcatggtgagtagagacatcatgtcaataggtaccagtcatggtgagtagagacatcgtgtcaataggtaccagtcatggtgagtagagacatcatgccaataggtaccagtcatggtgagtatagacatcatgccaataggtaccagtcatggtgagtagagacatcatgtcaataggtaccagtcatggtgagtagagacatcatgtcaataggtaccagtcatggtgagtataGACCTCAtgccaataggtaccagtcatggtgagtagagacatcatgtcaataggtaccagtcatggtgagtagagacatcatgccaataggtaccagtcatggtgagtagagagagacatcatgccaataggtaccagtcatggtgagtagagacatcatgcCAATAGGTACCATTCaaggtgagtagagagagacatcatgtcaataggtaccagtcatggtgagtagagacatcatgccaataggtaccagtcatggtgagtagagacctcatgtcaataggtaccagtcatggtgagtagagagagacctcatgtcaataggtaccagtcatggtgagtagagacatcgtgtcaataggtaccagtcatggtgagtagagacatcatgccaataggtaccagtcatggtgagtagagacatcataccaataggtaccagtcatggtgagtagagacatcgtgtcaataggtaccagtcatggtgagtagagacctcatgtcaataggtaccagtcatggtgagtagagacatcatgtcaataggtaccagtcatggtgagtagagacatcatgtcaataggtaccagtcatggtgagtagagacatcgtgtcaataggtaccagtcatggtgagtagagagagacctcatgtcaataggtaccagtcatggtgagtagagacatcatgccaataggtaccagtcatggtgagtatagacatcatgccaataggtaccagtcatggtgagtagagacatcatgtcaataggtaccagtcatggtgagtagagacatcatgtcaataggtaccagtcatggtgagtagagacatcatgtcaataggtaccagtcatggtgagtagagacatcatgtcaataggtaccagtcatggtgagtagagacatgtcaataggtaccagtcatggtgagtagagacatgtcaataggtaccagtcatggtgagtagagacatgtcaataggtaccagtcatggtgagagagacatcatgtcaataggtaccagtcatggtgagtagagagagacatcatgccaataggtaccagtcatggtgagtagagacctcatgtcaattaggtaccagtcatggtgagtagagacctatcatgtcaataggtaccagtcatggtgagtagagacaacATGCCAGGTTTAAATGTATTATTGTCATAATGTGTCATATCATGCCATACATAATCATATCATCCTGTCAATTCATATCTGACATTAAGATACAACCTCAATAACGTTTCTGTAGAGTATCTTACAGACTGAATAGCTAGTGCTTAGTTGGATGATACAACCTCAGTTTCTGTAGAGTATCTTACAGACTGAATAGCTAGTGGTTAGTTTGGTGATACAACCTCAGAGTTTCTGTAGAGTACCACTAAACTAACCACTAGCTATACTGTCATGGTGAGTGATGTCTAATGGCACATTTAGAGTACAATTACATGGATGcatgtagggggggggggacttttattttgaaaaaaaacATGTCCTCAATGGGAGCAGCAGGTAAAACCTGCAGCAGGCCTCGACTATTTCTCAATTCATCATTCCCCGATTCCTCTTTCTCTTCGTCTCCTCCTCCAAATGGAGAATAAAGTCAGAGAGGAGGGACCTCGGAACTTCTCCTCTATTACAGTTGAGAGGAGAGTGGAGCGAGGAATCACAGAAAGACAGTCTTTTCCTATCTCCCGTCAAACTAGACGGTAGTTTCTTTCATATGTTTCTGTTGGTGTGTCTTTAGTGCTTTGGGTACAATGAACCCTTTCCCACACAGGCTACAGACGTacggcttctcccctgtatgaaACCTCCTCATGTGCACCTTCAGACTCCCAGAGGTGGTGAACCCCTTATCACAGACAGTACAAGGGTACGGTCTCTCTTTAGTGTGCTTGATCTGATGCACTCTCAAGTTCCCCGATTGGGCGAAACTTTTCCCGCAGATGGCGCAGACAAAGGGTTTCTCTccggtgtgtgttctctggtgactCTTTAGATCCCCGTCCCGCAGGAACATTCTCCcgcagtatgagcagcagtacTTCTTTTCCAGGCTCTTGTAGTGCATTCTCGCGTGCACCTCCAACCTCTTCATGTCCGGGAAACTCTTCCCGCACTCGCACATGTGATGGCGGACCTCTGCCATGTGTATCCTCTTGTGTTTCTTCAGGCTTTCGCTTCTGGCAAAACGTTGGCCACACACAGAGCACTGGTGCGGTTTTTCCTTGGTGTGGATCAGTATGTGGGTCGCCAAGGACGTTTTCTGAGTGAAGCCCCTCCCACAGTAGGAGCAGTGGAGGAggttctcccctgtgtggattgACCGGTGGGTCTTGAGGGTGTAGAAGTGGGTGAACGTCTGGCCGCATTGGTCACAAAGGTACGGTTTCTTGTTATTGTGTGTCTGCTTGTGCTCCCTGTACTCCAACAGGTTGCCAAAGCTCTCTGGGCACTTGGAGCAGTggtatggtttctctcctgtatggGTGCGCTGGTGAGTCTTTAGGTCCTGCAGCAGAGTGAAGGTCTTTccacatggttggcagatgtgcttggtcttctctcctgtgtggatcgTCACGTGAATGTTCAAGTCGTCGAGCTTCAAGAAACTCTCCTCGCAGACAGAGCACTGGTGGGGTTTTTCTGTGCTGGCGCCCTCTCCTGTTTCAATGACAACATtacaagacagagaggagaacatTTAATTGGTGCAGAAACAAAGCATTTCTTACTGGAAAAGCTCTGGTAGACCATCCCTGTTTCTGCCTGTTTGCTTCAGTGTGGTTTCCTAGTAAACATGACTCAGGTGTGTGGGTCTCTCTTACCTTTGTGGATCACCTGGTGTCTCTTCAGGTCCTGGTATCGCAGGAAACACTTCCCACAGACGGAGCACTGGTGGGGTTTCTTTCCACTGTGCGTCATTGTGTGTGTCTTCAGGCTGCTGGCTGCAGTGAACCTCTTACCGCACTGGGAGCAGAAATATGGCTTCAGCTCCTGGTCAGGATCCCCTGGACTGTCAGGGTCAGAGCTGGTGCCCTCTCCTGTTTCAATGACAACATTAGAAGGGTTTAACACAGGAGGAAAATGATAAGGATAGCGCAACTCCAACTTGGTGTTCCTCTCACCTTTATGGGTCACCAGGTGTCTTTTAAGGTCGTAGGGTCGAAGGAAGGCCTTGCCACAGACGGAGCACTGGTGGGGTTTCTCTCCGCTGTGGATCTTCATGTGTGCCTTAAGCCTGAAGGCTGCGGTGAACCTCTTACCACACACAGAGCAGGGGAACGGTCTCTCCAGATCTGCTTCCCCTGGACTGTCTGCGTCAGAGTTGTTGCCCCCTTCAATGACAACATTACAGGGGTTCAAATGCTGCACTGTCAATAAATGACAGTTTATTACAGACTAATACACATATAAATACCCAGCTACTTTATGGAAAGAAGCACTGCTGTGGATATGTTGATGTTTCTTCAAGTCACCTGTCTTCCAGCAGAGATCTCAGGGTCCTGTTCATtactgttgcaaaatgttttgcaaacgGAAAACAAGTGTATTATTATTGGATAGTCCCTCCCACTTCGGGCCCATTTGTTTCTGTTTGgttcctaatgaatatgacccaagTGTGTGAGCATAGACttcaggggtgtattcactaggaacaaAAATagaagcaaacagaacaaaatgGAGAAGgaacctgaatttgtccaatagaattTTTGCACAAAAATTTCCGTTGCAAAATGTTAACAGTGTGCGAATCAGTGTGTTTGAGTCTCTCTCACCTTTGTGTATCTCCTGGTGTCTCTTGAGGTCCTGGAACAGCAGGAAACACTTCCCACAGACGGAGCACTGGTGGTGTATCTCCCCACTGTGAGACTTCATGTGAGACTTTAGTAAAGGCGCTGTGGTGAACCTCTTGCCACACTCTGAGCAGAGGTACAGTCTTTTAGGGTCCGGGTACGGCTTCTGCCCCTGTTCGGGATCCCCTGGGCTGTCTGGGTCCGAGGTGGCGCTCTCTCCTGCTTCAATGACCACGTCACAGGGTTTAGAACACATCGAGACAGAAACAAGAACAGCaagtacacatacagtagacttacACCCTATGGTAACTGTTCTCTGAGCCTCTATATCCACACCCTATGGTAACTGTACCTCTGAGCCTCTATAACCACACCctatggtaactgtcctctgaGCCTCTACAACCACACCctatggtaactgtcctctgaGCCTCTATAACCACACCctatggtaactgtcctctgaGCCTCTATAACCACAACctatggtaactgtcctctgaGCCTCTATAACCACACCctatggtaactgtcctctgaGCCTCTATAACCACACCCTATGGTAACTGTTCTCTGAGCCTCTATAACCACACCctatggtaactgtcctctgggcCTCTAATCACACCCTATGATAACTGTCCTCTGAGCCTCTATATCCACACCctatggtaactgtcctctgaGCCTCTATAACCACACCctatggtaactgtcctctgaGCCTCTATAACTACACCctatggtaactgtcctctgaGCCTCTATAACCACACCctatggtaactgtcctctgaGCCTCTATAACCACACCctatggtaactgtcctctgaGCCTCTATAACCACACCctatggtaactgtcctctgaGCCTCTATAACCACACCCTATGGTAACTGTCCTCCGAGCCTCTATAACCACACCCTATGGTAACTGTCCTCCGAGCCACCATAATCACACCctatggtaactgtcctctgaGCCTCTATAACCTCACCctatggtaactgtcctctgaGCCACCATAATCACAACCGGTTGTACAGTACTCTTTCCGTTGAATTCAACGATGCACCGTTCTGTCATTCCGAACACGATCCTGGGGCTTGCGAAGGTCAAGTTCTACCAACGAGCCACACAGGACGTGTCTTCCAGCAGAGAGATGTTTCTCTCACCTTTGTGCACCACCTGGTGTCTCTTCAGAACACACAGCCACAGGAAACGCTTCCCGCAGACGGAACACTGGTGGGGTTTGTCTTCGCTGTGGATCTTCAGGTGGATCCTCAGGCTGGTCGGCGAGGTGAACGTCTTGCCGCACTCCGAACAGCGGTACGGTCTGTCCGAGGTGACTGCTTTAAATGACAACATCACAGAGGTTAAACCGCTGCAGTACACAAAAGGAGAGAACAGCACCACCAGCGCATACAGTATTAGGCATATATGGGCAATTACATTTTAACTGAATggagacagattttttttttttttacgtaaaatgtatgctctacaaaaaattaaaaattaaagtTTTTCAACAAACATACAACTTTATGCACAAGGACTACATTTACACTGAACATttgaccccccaaaaaaacacatttactggaagaactgtgaGGGAGTTTGGTAGGAGTTGTGAGGGAGTTTGGTAGGAGTTGTGAGGGAGTTTGGTAGGAGTTGTGAGGGAGTTTGGTAGGAGTTGTGAGGGAGTTTGGTAGGAGTTGTGAGGGAGTTTGGTAGGAGTTGTGAGGGAGTTTGGTAGGAGTTGTGAGGGAGTTTGGTAGGAGTTGTGAGGGAGTTTGGTAGGAGTTTTGAGGGAGTTTGGTAGGAGTTTTGAGTCAGTTTGGGAGGAGTTGTGAGGGAGTTTGGTAGGAGTTGTGAGGGAGTTTGGTAGGAGTTGTGAGGGAGTTTGGTAGGAGTTTTGAGTCAGTTTGGGAGGAGTTGTGAGGGAGTTTGGTAGGAGTTGTGAGGGAGTTTGGTAGGAGTTGTGAGGGAGTTTGGTAGGAGTTGTGAGGGAGTTTGGTAGGAGTTTTGAGTCAGTTTGGGAGGAGTTGTGAGGGAGTTTGGTAGGAGTTGTGAGGGAGTTTGGTAGGAGTTGTGAGGGAGTTTGGTAGGAGTTGTGAGGGAGTTTGGTAGGAGTTTTGAGGGAGTTTGGTAGGAGTTTTGAGTCAGTTTGGGAGGAGTTGTGAGGGAGTTTGGTAGGAGTTGTGAGGGAGTTTGGTAGGAGTTGTGAGGGAGTTTGGTAGGAGTTTTGAGGGAGTTTGGTAGGAGTTTTGAGTCAGTTTGGGAGGAGTTGTGAGGGAGTTTGGTAGGAGTTGTGAGGGAGTTTGGTAGGAGTTGTGAGGGAGTTTGGTAGGAGTTTTGAGGGAGTTTGGTAGGAGTTTTGAGTCAGTTTGGGAGGAGTTGTGAGGGAGTTTGGTAGGAGTTGTGAGGGAGTTTGGTAGGAGTTGTGAGGGAGTTTGGTAGCGGAATTTCAGTGAAATCTCCCTCAGTTTATTTACGTGACCTGGTTTTCTTAAAGACTGCTTAAAGAACGGCGTGTCGGTTTATGACAGGACACCTTGAGCTTGAAAGAAGTGAGTGAAGTGGATttagtgaagtggatttacacccggtaacaGATCTCTACAAAAAAGGGTGTAAATATGCAACATCCTCCTCTACATATGTGGGTATCCAACATCCTGCTCTACATATGTGGGTATCCAACATCCTCCTCTACATATGTGGGTATCCAACATCCTCCTCTACATATGTGGGTATCCAACATCCTCCTCTACATATGTGGGTATCCAACATCCTCCTCTACATATGTGGGTATCCAACATCCTCCTCTACATATGTGGGTATCCAACATCCCCTCTACATATGTGGGTATCATGATCCAACATCCTCCTCTACATATGTGGGTATCATGATCCAACATCCTCCTCTACATATGTGGGTATTATGATCCAACATCCTCCTCTACATATGTGGGTATCCAACATCCTCCTCTACATATGTGGGTATCCAACATCCTCCTCTACATATGTGGGTATCCAACATCCTCCTCTACATATGTGGGTATCCAACATCCTCCTCTACATATGTGGGTATCCAACATCCTCCTCTACATATGTGGGTATCCAACATCCTCCTCTACATATGTGGGTATCCAACATCCTCCTCTACATATGTGGGTATCCAACATCCTCCTCTACATATGTGGGTATCCAACATCCTCCTCTACATATGTGGGTATCCAACATCCCCTCTACATATGTGGGTATTATGATCCAACATCCTCCTCTACATATGTGGGTATCATGATCCAACATCCTCCTCTACATATGTGGGTATTATGATCCAACATCCTCCTCTACATATGTGGGTATCCAACATCCTCCTCTACATATGTGGGTATCCAACATCCTCCTCTACATATGTGGGTATTATGATGCAACATCCTCCTCTACATATGTGGGTATCCAACATCCTCCTCTACATATGTGGGTATTATGATCCAACATCCTcctgggtattattctacacccGGGCAATTATTTAAGTCTGCTCCGCAGCAAAACCACATTTGGTTCATCCGAAGCTAAATCTGCACGAATGTTTTACAAGTTTGGATATCaaagcacagtagagt is drawn from Oncorhynchus kisutch isolate 150728-3 unplaced genomic scaffold, Okis_V2 scaffold771, whole genome shotgun sequence and contains these coding sequences:
- the LOC116361905 gene encoding zinc finger protein 345 isoform X2; the encoded protein is MTEPSPAQKSSQPGQEMASVKLEDCSQTLELNVIVKKEEEEDERRTEEENGGVEQEREDGNVDSDMEEEEDQEGGDVANPELVTVKREEEEEGVREEEEDGEEEIGDREEDGEEVGDREEEDGDRTNPETGDGASSDKERPFLCSQCGKRFTAPSSLKTHMQRHSGEKPHQCSFCGKRFLRSTDLKRHQMIHKAVTSDRPYRCSECGKTFTSPTSLRIHLKIHSEDKPHQCSVCGKRFLWLCVLKRHQVVHKAGESATSDPDSPGDPEQGQKPYPDPKRLYLCSECGKRFTTAPLLKSHMKSHSGEIHHQCSVCGKCFLLFQDLKRHQEIHKGGNNSDADSPGEADLERPFPCSVCGKRFTAAFRLKAHMKIHSGEKPHQCSVCGKAFLRPYDLKRHLVTHKGEGTSSDPDSPGDPDQELKPYFCSQCGKRFTAASSLKTHTMTHSGKKPHQCSVCGKCFLRYQDLKRHQVIHKGEGASTEKPHQCSVCEESFLKLDDLNIHVTIHTGEKTKHICQPCGKTFTLLQDLKTHQRTHTGEKPYHCSKCPESFGNLLEYREHKQTHNNKKPYLCDQCGQTFTHFYTLKTHRSIHTGENLLHCSYCGRGFTQKTSLATHILIHTKEKPHQCSVCGQRFARSESLKKHKRIHMAEVRHHMCECGKSFPDMKRLEVHARMHYKSLEKKYCCSYCGRMFLRDGDLKSHQRTHTGEKPFVCAICGKSFAQSGNLRVHQIKHTKERPYPCTVCDKGFTTSGSLKVHMRRFHTGEKPYVCSLCGKGFIVPKALKTHQQKHMKETTV
- the LOC116361905 gene encoding zinc finger protein 345 isoform X1, with product MTEPSPAQKSSQPGQEMASVKLEDCSQTLELNVIVKKEEEEDERRTEEENGGVEQEREDGNVDSVDMEEEEDQEGGDVANPELVTVKREEEEEGVREEEEDGEEEIGDREEDGEEVGDREEEDGDRTNPETGDGASSDKERPFLCSQCGKRFTAPSSLKTHMQRHSGEKPHQCSFCGKRFLRSTDLKRHQMIHKAVTSDRPYRCSECGKTFTSPTSLRIHLKIHSEDKPHQCSVCGKRFLWLCVLKRHQVVHKAGESATSDPDSPGDPEQGQKPYPDPKRLYLCSECGKRFTTAPLLKSHMKSHSGEIHHQCSVCGKCFLLFQDLKRHQEIHKGGNNSDADSPGEADLERPFPCSVCGKRFTAAFRLKAHMKIHSGEKPHQCSVCGKAFLRPYDLKRHLVTHKGEGTSSDPDSPGDPDQELKPYFCSQCGKRFTAASSLKTHTMTHSGKKPHQCSVCGKCFLRYQDLKRHQVIHKGEGASTEKPHQCSVCEESFLKLDDLNIHVTIHTGEKTKHICQPCGKTFTLLQDLKTHQRTHTGEKPYHCSKCPESFGNLLEYREHKQTHNNKKPYLCDQCGQTFTHFYTLKTHRSIHTGENLLHCSYCGRGFTQKTSLATHILIHTKEKPHQCSVCGQRFARSESLKKHKRIHMAEVRHHMCECGKSFPDMKRLEVHARMHYKSLEKKYCCSYCGRMFLRDGDLKSHQRTHTGEKPFVCAICGKSFAQSGNLRVHQIKHTKERPYPCTVCDKGFTTSGSLKVHMRRFHTGEKPYVCSLCGKGFIVPKALKTHQQKHMKETTV
- the LOC116361905 gene encoding zinc finger protein 345 isoform X3 codes for the protein MTEPSPAQKSSQPGQEMASVKLEDCSQTLELNVIVKKEEEEDERRTEEENGGVEQEREDGNVDSVDMEEEEDQEGGDVANPELVTVKREEEEEGVREEEEDGEEEIGDREEDGEEVGDREEEDGDRTNPETGDGASSDKERPFLCSQCGKRFTAPSSLKTHMQRHSGEKPHQCSFCGKRFLRSTDLKRHQMIHKAVTSDRPYRCSECGKTFTSPTSLRIHLKIHSEDKPHQCSVCGKRFLWLCVLKRHQVVHKGESATSDPDSPGDPEQGQKPYPDPKRLYLCSECGKRFTTAPLLKSHMKSHSGEIHHQCSVCGKCFLLFQDLKRHQEIHKGGNNSDADSPGEADLERPFPCSVCGKRFTAAFRLKAHMKIHSGEKPHQCSVCGKAFLRPYDLKRHLVTHKGEGTSSDPDSPGDPDQELKPYFCSQCGKRFTAASSLKTHTMTHSGKKPHQCSVCGKCFLRYQDLKRHQVIHKGEGASTEKPHQCSVCEESFLKLDDLNIHVTIHTGEKTKHICQPCGKTFTLLQDLKTHQRTHTGEKPYHCSKCPESFGNLLEYREHKQTHNNKKPYLCDQCGQTFTHFYTLKTHRSIHTGENLLHCSYCGRGFTQKTSLATHILIHTKEKPHQCSVCGQRFARSESLKKHKRIHMAEVRHHMCECGKSFPDMKRLEVHARMHYKSLEKKYCCSYCGRMFLRDGDLKSHQRTHTGEKPFVCAICGKSFAQSGNLRVHQIKHTKERPYPCTVCDKGFTTSGSLKVHMRRFHTGEKPYVCSLCGKGFIVPKALKTHQQKHMKETTV